In Hydra vulgaris chromosome 06, alternate assembly HydraT2T_AEP, a genomic segment contains:
- the LOC136081538 gene encoding general transcription factor II-I repeat domain-containing protein 2A-like translates to MELVIHTVNFIRSRGLNHRQFKQLLEGCGKDTSLLENIDCLNDLAFLIDMTQMLMELNLKLQGKDQLISKLFENVETFVLKLKLLKQQLSSKVLVHFKALSERSINTIDSERYCTLILKLTDEFDTRFCDFKKEKNELDLFAHPFSIKAETVRNEF, encoded by the exons ATGGAACTTGTTATTCATACTGTTAACTTTATAAGAAGTCGTGGCCTTAATCACAGACAGTTCAAACAATTACTTGAAGGTTGTG gGAAAGACACAAGCTtgcttgaaaatattgactGTCTGAATGATTTGGCATTTTTGATTGACATGACTCAGATGTTAATGGAATTAAATCTTAAGTTGCAGGGTAAAGATCAACTTATTagtaaattgtttgaaaatgtagaaacatttgttttaaaattaaaacttctgAAACAACAATTAAGTTCTAAAGTACTTGTCCATTTCAAGGCATTATCAGAAAGAAGTATTAATACAATTGACTCTGAAAGATATTGtactcttattttaaaattaactgatGAATTTGACACAAGATTCTGtgattttaaaaaggaaaaaaatgagTTAGACTTATTTGCGCATCCGTTTTCCATCAAAGCTGAGACAGTtagaaatgaattttaa